In Erythrolamprus reginae isolate rEryReg1 chromosome 9, rEryReg1.hap1, whole genome shotgun sequence, the genomic window TGTGACGATGGCCAGGCCCCCTCTCCTATGTGGAGTTTCTAATGGGCATAAGAAGAAAAAATGTTCCTCTGGACCTCAAGGTTGTGGCTGTTTCTATCTtgcctgtgtttttttttttaaaaaaaaacctacgatttacatttataaattcctgattttataaatacagtgttccctcgatttttgcgggggatgcgttccgagaccgcccgcgaaagtcgaatttccgcgaagtaaagatgcggaagtaaaaacaccatttttgtctatggacagtatcacaagccatcccttaacactttaaacctctaaattacaatttcccattcccttaacaaccatttactcaccattattattggtactcaccattgaataagacacttagtgatcctgatatttataaacataattatttattaacaataattattttttttggttatttatttgcaaaaattattagtttggcgatgacgtatgacaccatcgggcgggaaaaaccgtggtatagaaaaaaaacagcaaagaatttttaattaatatttttttgaaaaaccatggtataggttattcgcgaagtttgaacccgcgaaaatcgagggaacactgtacattcatAAGTTGCTCATTTTTCTCTACCTGGAAAGAATGAGAATGAAAATACTCAGGCAGATTGAATCAACCTTTATTTGTGTAGCCAAGTGTTTCATAATCTCAAAGGCTAGAATGATGGGGCTCTTTGTAAGGTTTGTGTACTCTCAGAACATTCAGGAAGGTTGCAAGACTTCAGCCTTTTCACTGGCTCTTTGCTCCCAGGGCTTAGAAGCAGCACAAGGGGAATAGCTTATAACCATTCACTTGgtcaaagttaaaacagcactaAAATAAGTGACTTACAGCTGATTTTCACacaatgaccattgcagcatctgcttggtcacatgatcaaaatccagaagcTTCAAGACTGActcatgacagttgcagtgtctcataatccccttttgcgatcttctgacaagcaaaatcagcgggagagccagattcactcaacaaccaggttactaactcatcaactgaagtgattcacATGACAACTctggcaaggaaagtcataaaatgggtgagattcacttaacaactgtctcaattATCAACATAAATACTGGGCCCAGTTGTGGTTAAGTCAAGGAGTTCCTGTTAGGATACAAACAATTTTTGTCTTAGGGAAGTCAAAAGACCCTGTGCTTAAGATACCTGTTCCAGCGGTGAATTTGCAAAACTAGCAGCAGGGAGTAAAGCTCTCGGGTGCCATCGGTCCCAGTATAATAAAACATCTGTTGCATCCTATTTATTTTACTAATGGAAATAGAACTTCATGGGAAGCGGCAATCTGTGCCCTTGTGTGTCTGGGCTGTTTCTGCAGAACTCACAATCATGTTGTCACCTGCAGGAGTTGTTCCATAGAAAAATTCAGCAAAAGGACCTGCATATTTTAATAGAAACTAATGGGTTTAGTCCGCATTGGGGCTAGACCCACTTAATTTGGAAGGAAAGCCCATCTCTGCTTGCCTTGATGCTCTCTGGCCTTGCTTGCTTGCCTTGACTAggtaacattatatatatattttatttgtttatttatctattgtttgttcgtttgtgttggaaggaaccctgtgggtcttctagtccaacctcctgctagtgcaggagaccctatatgcAATCCCAGACAtacggcagtccaatctcttgaaggtctccagtgtatCCGCAGGCAGCATAAGCGGCACATAAGGGCTGCTTCaagttcttttttaaagaaaaccatatCAGGAATGGAAATGATGGTGGAGGCCAATCTGCACAGACTTTTGAAAGCCACCTCGTAATCAGCCTGGACATCTGGCAGTTCTGCTTCCCTGGTTGCTCCATTGGAAGCATCGTATGAGATGCCTCTGCCTAGCTGGCCATTCTGGGTGTCCTGGCAGGAAACAAAGCCATGGAAAGTCAGGACTGGTCCCTATGCAGCACCCTTGACACCTAGGCAAGAGACAGAAGCAGCAGCTCCCCACTCTACCCCAATGGTGCATTGGCAGTTGTTTCTGTAACCCAGGCAAGGTTTCCTCCCCCTCCACCACCCCATACTATAGGAGCCAGCTATTGGGTCAGCTTTAGCCGCCAACGTTATTTTCATTGACAAAATTTCATTGTCCTAGATTCAGCCTGGCAGCAGGCACAAATATGCTTTGAATGTCCCAGTGGATGCGAAATGTATGTTACCAATGCTACCCTACACCAGCGGGAATCAGCCCAACGTGGCAATGAAGGAGCCATAAACTCCTGCACAGGCCTTTCCTTGAAAACTTGCTGTGGTCACAATGGGGATGCCAGCCTCTGCCCAAATCCCAGGCAGGTGTCCAGTAGGAAGGTTGAGGCTGGCAACCGGATTGCTCTTTCTGTGGTGTGTGTGGCCCACAGCCTGGGATTTCCGGGCCCTGAGTCACAGCTTGGGATATTGCAAAGATGGAGcagtccttttttttctttgctgcagTTGCATCTGATGCTGGGGTGGAGTGGGGACGACGACACTTGACCTCTAggccaggggcaggcaaagttggctcgtctatgacttgtggacttcaactaccggAATTCGTGAGCCtatcatggtagctcaggaattctgggagttgaagtccacaagtcgtagaagagccaacttggcctagcCCTGCTCTAGGCCCCTTCTATGATCCCTTCCGGTGAATCCCATCCGGAGCGGCCCGGGTTGCAGAATCGCTTTAGAGGGCCGGCAGTCCCGCCTTTCGGCTCCCGGGATCCCTCCCCCTTTTCTAAAAATTTGGGGGCGGGGCTTCTGAGCCCCACTCGCCCCTCCCCTGGTTGCCGCGGCGACAAGAGGCCTCCGACAACAGAGGGCGTGAGGCGAAAAAACGAGTCCCGTTCGAAAGTAGTCCGTCTCCTGGCGACGGGACACAGCTTGAAGGCGGGTGGCGCCGGAGGAGCGGTTTCTCGGCCGCAGGAGGCCTCCGGTCTCCCTCCGCGCCGGGCCCTCAGGCGTGAGGGAGGcgcgcgagcgagcgagcgaggcgGCCGGTCCTGAGGCGGCCCGGCGGAGCAGCCCCCGCGACGGGATGTTCAAGAACACGTTCCAGAGCGGCTTCCTCTCCATCCTCTACAGCATCGGGAGCAAGCCGCTGCAGATCTGGGACAAGAAGGTGCGGCGGGGGCGGGAAGGCCTTCCTCGAGCGGGCCGCGCGGGGCTCCGGGCAGGCGGGTGACGGTTGCTCCTCTGGCTTCCCCGGCAGGTGCGGAACGGCCACATCAAGCGGATCACCGACAATGACATCCAGTCGCTGGTGCTGGAGATCGAGGGCACCAACGTCAGGTAGGAGGAGGAGCCGCCTCAGGACTGACAGTGGGCCGCCCCGGCCTTCCtacaccccccccaccccgacAGGCCTGGGTTTCTCCGTtgggggaggcggggggggggttgtctctaCTGCCGCAAGGCCGCCAGGCGCAGGTGAAGTGTGCTCGCCCCCGGGGTAGgccaaattggctcttctatgactggtggacttcagctcccagaattcctgagctagctgaggaattctgggagttgaagtccacctgtcagaGAAGAGGCAACTTGGCCTATCCCTGTACTAGTGCACCTGGACAGGAAGCAAAATGGTGTGTGGACATGCACGGGCACCTATGGCACCTCTGCGTGTCCATGCGTGATTTCGTTCCCTGCCCAGGTgctgtagcagaattgtgctggactgtAAGGTTACCACCCAAAAACACAGGTGCCCCTGTGTGTCTGTGCACGATTTCGCTCCATGCCCAGGTGCTGTAGTAGAATTGTGCTGCGCTCCACAGTtaccatgctgaaacacgggtgccCCTGCatgtccatgcgcgattttgctctctgcccaagtgcagtagcagaattactCCAGGCTCAATGATTACCTCcccaaaacacgggcgcatctGTGTGTCATCGcgcgatttcgctccctgcccaggtgcagtagcagaattgcagtGGACCCTTCTAGGACTCATAAACACGGGGGTGAACACACGTGtcgccttagcagcccacctctgccctggGGGTGACGGAAGGCCGCTCATTTTTCTCCGCAGCACCACGTACATCACATGTCCTGCTGACCCAAAGAAGACGCTGGGGATCAAGTTGCCCTTTTTGGTGATGATCATAAAAAACCTCAAGAAGTACTTTACTTTCGAAGTGCAGGTTGGTGTCCGGCCTCATTCAGGATCTTAGTGGGTGAACCTGCTCACCTGGGGAGGGGTGGAGGGAAGCGCTGGGGAGGGTCCAGCTGCCcttcatcttcctccttcccctcagTAGCATCTCCATACTAGTGGAAGGCTCTCCTTCTCTTAGGTGCTGGATGATAAAAATGTGCGCCGACGGTTCCGTGCCAGTAACTACCAAAGCACCACCCGGGTCAAGCCTTTCATCTGCACCATGCCCATGCGCCTGGATGATGGCTGGAACCAGATCCAGTTCAACCTGTCGGACTTCACTCGCCGGGCCTATGGCACCAACTACATTGAGACCCTGAGAGTCCAGGTAGAGAGTTCAAAAGCTAAAAGCTTCCCAGGctctgattaccgtatttttaggagtataagacacacctttttactccccaaaagaaGGGTGAaaactgaatgtagccccacccggccatccccaccctttggcctctgcctcccagcaatttacctccttgcagcaaacagcacagagcctgattagcaccagcaactgattatcagcctCCCAATCCACAGCTGGTTGAGGCTACAGGCAGGCCCACctgctaaaactgaaagtgaaactagctgcaagaaggcaaattgctgggaggcagaattttattttcttgtgataATCAGATGACTGAAACTGGattcaaggaggtaagtcaataactataaatgtcttattttttaaagactgctttattgttctagacaacaaaattcatttttaattaatttgaatttgaatgaAGAAGCCCAGTACTATTGTATATTCTTTTAAGTAGCAGAGCATAATGTATACGTCCAAAAAGCCACataaattttaacagcatctgtacaaggataatctgaaatgtagcagtgtcctgctttagtattaagataaggcagcttagTTAGACCCTGACTTagccatgtttggagtagatctatttaaataattgggaggagttactatgactacatttaagaaaacattctagcattaatatactgccataatgtacatttctccaattctttgctatttctatgggtcagacacacatgcacagaaatacacagcaaacagtgtatatcatctttgctgtttgctgggtggcaaattgctggaaggcagaggaAGGAatctttcccccttgttttcctcccccaaaactaagatgcatcttatactctgaaaaatacagtaattcctaGTGATGCCAATAAAGTTACTGCTCCTTAAAAAGCTTTGGTATACCAAAGGGGGAGATGGGGGGCAGGAAAAGAAGAACAGTGGGTCATTCTGGAGAGCTGGTCCTGACTTGGGTAATTGTTGAATAATTCTTCCAAGTTGTTTTATAAAACACATTCTGTAGCTCTTTCCTTTGTCCCGTTAATTCACAAACTAAAAAAGCGTACTTTTATTAAAGCCAATGAATCTTCTGAGCAAAATTATAGGAGAGAACATTTGTCTTAAGGAACTACAGCCTCTTCATATGAGCCAGTGTTAAGTTTTGAGGatggcattttcaaaattatttgaATTCCCAAGATATCAAATTGACACAaaataatgcattaaaaaaaaacaggactTGTTTTTAAGAGTTAGATGGATGAGgaacaggaaagatttaatgaactcaatctgtatagtttggaggacagaagggaaaggggggacataatcaaaacatttaaatatgttaaagggttaaataaggttcaggagataagtgctttcaataggaaagtgaacacaagaacaagggggcacaatctgaggttagttggggaaaaggttagaagtaatgtgagaaaagattatttgactgaaagagtagtagatgcttggaacaaacttgcagcagatgtggtcggtaaatccacagtaactgaatttaaacatgcctgggataaacatatatccaccctaagataaataaaatacaagaaatagtataagggcagactagctggactgtgaggtctttttctgccgtcaatcttctatgtttctatgttatttcaAGTTACAAAATTTACCAATAATGTAAGATGGACCATCTAAAATTTCATTTATTGCTTCAAATcgctttgatatttttttaaaaaaatagcaatacCTAATTTTAATTCAAGATGCTCTTTTCCTTAGGAATGtttaaaacacttcataatcaTCATCTTTTTACAAAAGCAAAAGGGAGAATGACTGATAGCTCCCGTTCTTCTTTTTGCAAAGAAATGTACCACAGGATGATCTTCTATTTTCTTTGTGGTTTAATTTGTCTTTGGGCACACTAAAGTTTAGTTGCACATGAACCCAAGTTTGACCTTTGGCCTGAATTAATATAGGGGAGAGGTTCCAAATTTGGAATAGCAGCCCACGCAGAACAAATGAGTTGAGCGTGAATAGCTCACTTGATAGGATTAGGCAGTAAATTTGTAtcctgccctgagtctccggagaggggcaacatacaagtccaataaataataataataataataataataataataataataataataattattattattattattattattattattattattattattatatgtttgttATTGGAGGATCTGTAATTTGTCAGGGATCACAGCGCCCCTTTCTGTAGAAAAAAATTCAGGCAATTACAGTGATGAATCAACAACTTCAGAACTTGTCAACATTGAaggatctagagcagtggttctcaacctgggggtcgggacccctttgggggtcgaacgaccatttcacaggggtcacctaagaccatgggaaaagataaatttcccatagtgttaggaatgaaggcttctattctggtgccttggaacatatttttataatctgaccaatcagacgtttccactgaccttcttgccaatcagcttgcGAAGTGGCActagacatatggttgggggtcaccacaatatgaggaattatattaaggggttgcagctttagaaaggttgagaaccactgatctagaggctTTTCATCAAAGGACATTTCCAGTGAGTTTTGTGCAACTTCTCAGCATGGATATGGATAGAAGAAATCCTAGAATGAAGCTCAGGAGCTCTGAGTCCGTCTGAAAGGGAGCTCTTGGGCAGTGGATCTGCAGGGCTGCCACTGGGAGCTCACTAGGTAGATGAGCCTTGTAGGAAATATGCCCAcacaccttccttccctccccacgcACACACAACTCGGCCACCTCACActgccctctgcgcatgcgcgcaggctttactgaagcctggtacatgaaaaaaatgcccaaacgggcaaatCGGAAGTTCTGAAAAAtgtacttccagtttgccattgtgctgtttttttgcagtcCGGGGGGTTTAGGGAAGCTTGCTGAAGCtccagggcaggggtccccaaactttttacacagggggggcagttcactgtccctcagactgttggagggccggactataaaaaaaacctatgaacaaatccctatgcacactgcacataccttattttaacgtaaaaaaacaaaatgggaatgtactatttagagggggggaagaagtctgaaattcatacatgtttatgttttgtttttaattttcttttgttaacatctgattggctatacagtacaaggttttcttggtttatagaaaaatgtataaaaatatttatagaaaaatatataaagaaagaaggaagcactttggcataatggttaataagttagaaatataattggtgtacattttgaaggaacattaaggagggaatttaattaaaagaaaagtatgtacctggatgacaacattagaaaaaaaatttgcaacttttttgatgattgatattagttactgacaaaataccgcattttattcaggaaaaattagatggtacattgtattgtttgaatgtatgttgagagaaaaatttaaaaaaatttacacccccccccccaaaagtccttcctttctctgcccctccattcatttcattcttccttccttccttgttccctccatttcttcttccttccttccttccttcttcctttcctttcttccttttccctccatttctccttccttccctctcccttttttccttctttctcatttgttttgtttccctctccctcgttctttccctccatcattttctcatttttctctttttctctctcacattccctccccctctcacttgttttctctccctttctctcttgctttctttctctctctctctctctccttttcttctctcttccttcctctcttctttttttttctgccctgcaacacgccgtgGGGAAgtcagctgcaagcagaagctccaagacggtggcaccgatgtcgggtcgcagtacattgctggcgctgcactgggcatgggcacgggctggcactggcccgctggctgggccgaggcagaggtgccagccccatgcccagcgcagcgccagcaatgtacggcatcctgcaacacatcaaccgccccaccgctgccccacggctactgctcagtgccctcccgctcgacccacgtttggctgcgccaccttcgtggcttgccctgctgccccgcgcccgccagagctgcccggtgcGGACGAAgtgcggggcggagtaggcggtggctgcttcaggcccgcccccaagctgagcttcctttggcttcctttgaggcaaagctgcaaagctcacctaccgcctcgaaggaagccaaaggaagctcagctcaacgaggaccggctgttggtctcttgaagctgccgccgccaccgcccactgcagagatccctttgcCTGAACGGAGGCGGTGGCGgcaggctcaagggaccaagagccggtctttctcggcacTGAatagttgcagcctctgaggctgcctccgcctccaggcgaagggatctcggTGGGCAgcatcggaggctgcagcaacgcagctccgaaaaggaccggctgttggtcccttgaagctgccgctgctgccgcctccatttgggcaaagggatctccgcagtgggcggcggcggcagcttcaagggaccaacagctggtccttttcggagctgcgttgctgcagcctccgatgccgcccaccgaggatATCCCTTcacctggaggcggaggcagcctcagaggctgcaactattcagcgccgagaaagaccggctcttggtcccttgagcccgccgcctccacctccgttcgggcgaagctCTGCAGTGGGCAGTggattcgggaacttagtatatagatggtaaaatctcgtacgctgtTGCGGGCCGggcaaatggcctcagcgggccgcatctggcccgcgggccgtagtttggggaccgctgctccagGGTATAAAAaccgcacttccagtttgcccattatgctgttttttttgcactccaggacttcaggaagcttccctgaaccctctggactgcaaaaaacagcacaacggcaaaacgGAAGtgggtttttctgaacttccggtttgtctgttgggtgatttttgcttctggggcttcagggaagcatccagagggtgaaacggcctttcccaagggcaaaaatcagctggccacggtgtgcatgtgtgctggaggTGAAACAGGGCAAAGTCTTGTGTGCTCTCCAATATGGctatgcgtgccacctgtggcacgtgaccataggttccccatcacgggCATAAGCCTTCTATTTAACTATCCAGAAGTAAAGGTCCAGATTGGAGATTCTATCCAATAAGTAAATAGGCTTTTGCCTGATTGATTTTGTTCCCTAAGAACTAGGCTGTAAAAATAGATAATTTGTTTGGAATGAAATTCCAGGGCATTTTTAGATGGGGATGGATTTGAAGTAGCTCTTGCTGTATCTTCAGTATTTCCTTTTCAGATCCATGCAAACTGTCGCATCCGCAGAATTTACTTCTCTGACAGACTTTACTCTGAGGATGAGCTTCCTGCTGAGTTCAAACTTTATATTCCTGTCCAGAACAAGGCAAAGGTGAGCAAGTGGGGGGTGGATGGTATGTTCTGTTCCATGAAGAGTCCTACAACTACAAGTCTCATTAGGGCAGTTGCTAGTGAGAGACCTAGATTTATATTGGTGCTGTTAGCAAAAATGTCTGAGGCAAAGAAATTGCTTACTCTCTGTGGAGAGTGGTGTCTTGCTTCTATTCCCAAAATAAACTCTGGAAAGGCTCCCTCTGCCAATGTTCAAGCCCTGCTCAGTGCAGGAATTCACTCGGAAACATTTCCCCAGAGAAATAGCTGTCTAGTCCTTGCTTGAATACATCGACTGAAAAAGAGACCACACTTCTCTTGGTCTCCCCATTGAGCTGCTCTTCCTCTTAGAATGTTTTTCTAACGTTCAGGGTTTGAAGGAGGCATTTCAGTAAAGGAGTTGGGCTCTACACCGTCTGTGggcattgctgttgttgtgataATGCTCAGCACAGGTGCCCTGGGAGGTTTAGGGAGCCCAGCAAGTTCCTCCCCAACCAATTTCATTGTGGTTGAGTGCCACGTTCCCAGCAAATCCTGTCTTGTGTTTTTAGAGATGTATGCTGCCTAAAGAATTGACTTTTTCTATCCAAGTAAAAGTTTGCTATTGAATAACATCATAACAAGAATAACATTGTCTCTTTGCATATGTTGCCCAATGCAGCAATGATGGCGTGATGGGAAGCCTCCGGCAGAAACAATGTGAAGATGCTGAtggaaaagtatttttttaaaattagaaacaaaatGTAGGTGTGGATTTCCTTGAATAACTATATTTAATAACAGTTGGTATCTGTGATGCTGGgaccaaacaaaacaaatatatcaTTGTTTCGTGTGAGAGATGAATTGGGCTCCACTTTGAAGTTGTGGATCACTCCTAGGGAGACCATGAATCGTGGAACTGATTTGCCTAGCAAATGGAGGCTTTTGTTGAAACCCTGGTGCCCTCACAGATGCCAGTGGTTTCCTTCTTTGCTCTGTCTCTGTGTTTGCCCCAAGTGCGCGTGAGCTACTCTTGTCCTGGAAGCTGCtattaaatatttgattttctttgtaagGCTGTGCTTCATCTCTCTTGGCCATTTGGAGCCAAAGGTTCCTCCCTGCCAGTGCAGTGTAGAAGCCCAGGCTGACAGCTTCTCTTTACAACGAGGACAGGTGCAGACTCCACAAATTGAACTGAACCATAATGCTAAGCCACAGTACATTTTTGCTTCTTGCTGTGTGTCCTTCTTGAGCAACAGAAACGGTCATTTTATTGATTGGAAAAGCAAAAGCAGCCTTTGTCTTTGAGGAGACCCAATGGGCAGGGCTGCTGCCAGTCCATCTAGAGCAGTGatcgtgaacctatggcacgggcgccacaggtggcacgcggagccatatctgctggcacgcgagctgttgccccagctcagctccaatgtgcatgtgtgtgccagccagctgatttttggcttgcacagagactctgggagggcatttttggcttccagagagcctccaaggagatgggggagggcatttttaccctcctccagccccagggaagcctttggagcctgcggagggcaaaacacgagcctactggactcactggaatttgggaaacaggctgtttacggcctcaggggggtgggggaagctgtttttgccctccgcaggcattgaattataggtgtgggcactcatgcatgcgcaatagcgTGCACacttgctcttttggcacctgaggaaaaaaaggttcgccatcactgatctagaggttAGCCAGGCTGCAAGAATTTTGGGCAAGAAGCCTGGCGGACTGCATCCTTCCCAAGGATGAACAGCAGGATGGCACTGTAGGAAGAGCCCTTGCTAGTCTAGAAGAGATTCTGTCAGCATCTCTGTCCTGGTGACTAGTTGGCTTTTTCCAGCAGGAGGGGATAACATTTGCAGGCTATTTCTCCCTGATACTGGAGATGCTTTCTAAACATTGTTCTTTCATCAATCAAGGGACCATCCCAGATAACTTGGCTTGGATTCTGCTACAGACATCTGACAAAGAACAGAGCTGGTCTGTTTTTGTTCTGGTTAGCTTTTGGTTTGCAGCAAGATCAGGGTTTGGATGAGGGGGAAATTCACACATTCTGATAAAAATTTGACCAAATTCAATGTTGAGTGACCATGATTACTTTGGTT contains:
- the CFAP20 gene encoding cilia- and flagella-associated protein 20 — translated: MFKNTFQSGFLSILYSIGSKPLQIWDKKVRNGHIKRITDNDIQSLVLEIEGTNVSTTYITCPADPKKTLGIKLPFLVMIIKNLKKYFTFEVQVLDDKNVRRRFRASNYQSTTRVKPFICTMPMRLDDGWNQIQFNLSDFTRRAYGTNYIETLRVQIHANCRIRRIYFSDRLYSEDELPAEFKLYIPVQNKAKQ